The region ACGATCGTCGAGGAAGCACGTGGTGTACCCATGACGTCCGGGTGCGTGGTGCCCCGCGGCGATGTGCTGGAGCTGCTCGACGACGTGCGGGACGCGATCCCGCAGGAGCTCGACGACGCCCAGGACGTGCTCGACCACCGCGATCAAATGGTGTCCACCGCCGAGGCCGCGGCCGACAAGTCGGTCACCGACGCCCGCAACGAGGCCGACCGCACGATCGCCACGGCGCGTGCCGAGGCCGAGCAGTTGCTCGCCGATGCCCGCGAGCAGGCCGACGAACTGCTGGCCGAGGCGCGGGCGCAGGCCGAGCAGACGGTGACCGCCGGCCGCCGCGAGTACGAGGACTACATCGGCCGCGCCCAGTCCGAGGCCGACCGCATGGTGCAGGCCGGCCGGGCCGCCTACGAGCAGTCGGTCCATGAGGGCAAGGCCGAGCAGGCCCGCCTGGTGGCCGATACCGAGGTGGTGCAGGCCGCGAACGGCGAGGCCAAGCGCATTGTTGACGAGGCCAACGACGACGCCGAGCGGCTGCGCACCGAGTGCGACGCCTACGTCGACTCGCGGCTTGCGGACTTCGAGGACCTGCTCGGCCGCACGCTGCGCACCGTCGGCAAGGGCCGTCAGCAACTGCGCAGCCCGATGGGCGCCCCGTTCGACTACGAGGAATGGCACGCTGGCGGACCTGGGGTTTCGCAAAACGGGGGCAATGGGGGCCGGTAGGGTCCTCTAGCCGGTTTCGGCAGGTCAGCCGCTTTTGGTCGTCCTCGCTCGGGGTCTTTGGGGTGGCCCGGTGGCCGCGTGCACCACTCGGCGACGCCGGAGCGACGATCGTCGTGCCGCTGGTGCTCGCCTTGGTCTACGCCGGACTACGCAAGCTCGAACCACACCTGCCACCGTGGGCAACACGGGTACTGCTCGGTTCCAACACCCCACCCACCTACAGCCCGCCCGCCGACATCCCGGCAAGGAAATGATCAGCGCCCCGCGCACCCCTCGTCGGGTGCGCGGGGCGCTTTCGGCGTTTCCAGTCTCGTCGGCCGGCCTTGTTCGTGAGGGCCGGTGTTAGCCGTGGTTCGGTGGCTGGTTCTGGTTGGGTGGTCCTGGTGGCGGCATTGGAGGTTGGGGCGGCTGGTTGGGGTACATTTTCCGGCGCACGCTCTCAGGCGGTGGATTGT is a window of Saccharopolyspora phatthalungensis DNA encoding:
- a CDS encoding DivIVA domain-containing protein; this translates as MYRVFEALDELVTIVEEARGVPMTSGCVVPRGDVLELLDDVRDAIPQELDDAQDVLDHRDQMVSTAEAAADKSVTDARNEADRTIATARAEAEQLLADAREQADELLAEARAQAEQTVTAGRREYEDYIGRAQSEADRMVQAGRAAYEQSVHEGKAEQARLVADTEVVQAANGEAKRIVDEANDDAERLRTECDAYVDSRLADFEDLLGRTLRTVGKGRQQLRSPMGAPFDYEEWHAGGPGVSQNGGNGGR